caGGGACTGCAGAGAAACCATGGAATGATGGAGCCCCTTGCCAGCCAGGGGGCCCTTTGGGCCCACAAAGGCCTCTGTAGACGTTTCTGCATACCTTTGTCTGCTCTCACTTGTTCGTAATTCAGCTCTGAGATGGGGAGAAGTAGGGGTCCttactccctttttttctggctAGGAAATTGGATGGAAAGAGGTTAAGTGTCCTGCTGGAGACCACACTCAGGCTTTATCCCGCCAGCTCTCCCTTCTGCTGActggctctcccctcccccaaaataaaCCTTCCTTCTGCCTGTTCACTCTGTGAAGCAGGGCATCCTGGCCACGTCGCCCAGTGTCCTCTCTCCGCCTACTCCTCTCTTTCCAGCACCACCCCAGTCTCAGGAAGCCAAACATGCAGGTACCAGGTGTTCTCGGGACCAGGGGAAGCCCATACAGCTGCCACATGGAATTGCTGTTGGCAGACATGTGGCAGAGGAGAGAACGGCACCCTCCCTTGCTGGTTCCCGCCACTGTGCGGTGCTGGAGAGCTAAAGTCTTGGCTCGAGGGGAGCACATTGTCTGAGGGAATGTTCTGCCAGCTTCCAGGTATGCAGGTTTATAAAAATACGTCTCCTTTTTGAACGTCATTTAAAAGTTGATATTGAATAAAACAGCAAAACATTAAGAAAGTATCCTTTTAGAgacccaaacaaaaaaacactgacTCAAACAGGGTCAGGGTCCAGCTTCCCTGACCACTTAAGTTTTTTTCTATAGAATAGTTCATTGGTGCCTCTGTTTTAGTTACTTCTCCACTGGCTTTCCCTCCTGTAATTAATAAATGCCAGTAGGTGCCCGGTGGGATCCTGGATGCAGCACAGTGACGAGGTGGGAATGGCCCTCTCCGTGGCATGCTCAAAGGACACTCTTGAGCCTTTCCCCTGGgagcccttccttttccttttcccctgccTTAGGTTGCAAACTTCATCACCGCTTGCGGTtgcctttttccattttttcttttcccagaaaaaaacattttttataagcAACAGAATTGGTTCCTAGGTTGCAGCACTTAAGTTGCTGAGTTGAAAAACTGTAGCTAAGTTTGCCAAGTAGATTTTccaaactacaaaaagaaaaacatatgaacTTGTTCatcagaaaaatatgttttgaagGTTTTACAAAAAGAAATGGGCTAGAGAAGATGTTTGGGAGTGGGGCCCGATTGCTTCCGGGGTCCTGGACAGTGCTCCCTTCTGTGACTGAAGTCAGCAGGTACTGAAGAAGGACAAGCTGCGTCTGGTCTGGGTGTGAATGTGACCCAGGAGTGGGTGCGTCTGGGCTGGACGTGACGCTGCCACTTCTGCTTTCTTGTAGCCAAGTACATTGTGCAAGTGGATGGGAAGATAGGGCTCTTCCGAGGCCTGAGCCCCCGGCTGATGTCCAACGCCCTCTCCACCGTGACCCGGGGCAGCATGAAGAAGGTGAGCCCGGGGCGAAGCCAGGACCGGTTGCCCGAGGTTCCCCTGAGCCCCCTGCCACCCGTGGAGGCAGCCATGTGCACTGGTCCTGCTTCTCGGTTCCCAGACTGGTCAGGGCTCCACCCCAGCACCAAAGGCAGACTCCAAGCCCTGGTGGTCCAACGCCAAGTCTCCTCAATTGGAAAGGTCCCTGCCTCACCATCTGTCTGCTTTCTTACAAATGTGACACTAGGCGGGGACTTTCTCCCCGCTAGCTCCAGCCCCAGGGGGTTACCCGAGGCGGGCCCAGCTAATGGACATGGCCAAGAAAATAGTAGGAGCTGTTTCCTGCCCTCTCCATCCCTTCAAAGTTACATCGAAGAGGCGCACCTGTATTTTGCTTTTGATCCACCTTTGTTGTTTGCATCTCAGGTTTTCCCTCCAGATGAGATTGAACAGGTTGCCAACAAAGATGACATGAAGACTTCTCTGAAGAAAGTGGTGAAGGAGGTGGGTACCTGGAATTAGAGAGGGGAGCCTGATTATCTCTCACTGCCCAGTTGGGCAGGTCATTGAAGAGTCACAGTTGGGGCCTGCTGTGTGCACAGTGGGGTGGGATGTGGAAGGAGCCCCAGCAGGGCCACTGCAGGGAATCACAGAAAGCCTCTCAGCCGCCACGGGACCTGGCCTGGGAACTGGCAGCAGTCCTGGGTAGAGGGAATTTTGCATGGGTGACAAGGGGGGCCATCTGAGGTAGACCGACCCCACATGGGTGCTGCAGGATCCCAGTTTTTCCCCTGTAAATGCTTGTAGCTCCCCGTGAGCACCAGTTCCAGAGACAGGCCAGACCAAGTCCCCGCCCTCTGCTCTCTTGCAGACCTCCTATGAGATGATGATGCAGTGCGTGTCCCGCATGCTGGCCCACCCCCTGCATGGTGAGCCGCCCCATTGGAGACTGCATCTCAGCCGTGGGGTGACCCCTCATGGGCTGTAGACGGGCAGCAGTAGAATTACTGGGAAGTAGTATCACTGGAATTGGCCGGGAGTTCAGTCCAGAGGGAGCTGGGGCTCTTCCCAGGCAGAAGAAATGGGATGCCGTGGTCATGGGGTGTGATGGGGAATCCCAggggccctcctcccctcccacgcTCTGACACGGGCCGTGTTGTGCAATGGCCACTGTGCCGGGCACCCCACCCACAGCTGGGGAGTCTTGGGCTTTGGCCACCATGTCacctgtgtgtgttttctctttcctcagtcATCTCAATGCGCTGCATGGTCCAGTTTGTGGGACGGGAGGCCAAGTACAGGTGGGTAATTCTTCTCAGGGTTGGCAGGAGTGGCCCTGTCACTATTCAGAGTCTGCCAGGACAGGCCGTACTGGGGTCAGCTGCTGCCCCGTTTCTGCCCTATTTCTTATGTGCCAGCTTCAGAGGAATGGGGTAGTGGCTTCCATAGTCTGGGTCCAGGggtattttctccctctcttgtcTGGGGCAGCCCTGGATGAGCCTAGATGCCCTACAGAGGGGTGAGTGGGATTGGAGTCCAGTTGGATTAGGAGTCCTGGTGGGGTTCCCTCCTAGACCCCCTAGGTTATGCCCTAGCCCTTTTTCCAGCTGTCACAGAAGCCAGCTTAGAGTTCGTTTCATCCTCTCCTAAGCGGCCGTCCACCCCATGGCCTTGGGGCTTGGCCCTTCCattgtttaccaaatatttaccCAGCACCTGCCATGCCTGGCACTGAGCTGGGTCTGTAGGGGCATAGGTGTGTTGACACAGTCCTTCCCTGTGGCACTtgtgccctccctgcccctctgagGCTCAGTGCAGGACAAGAGGTGGGTCCTGGAGGCTTGTGGCAGGAGTACATGCATCTGTTATCCTTCCTCACTCAGATTCTCATTTCCTGGGTTCAGTTGTTTGCTGCTGCTGTCCTTGGGGCCACCGCCCCAGGAAGCTTGGCTGCCATGGTGCCTCATTTTGAGTTCACTAATGGGAAATTGGCCCATTCCCCCATTGGGCTTAGAACCCAGTGGGCTGAGCCACTGTCCTGAGAAGAAGGGTAGTGGGGCCTGGCAGGGCTCTGGCTCCCACCGTCTTTCTCCTAGGCCACCCTGGCCCTCTCGGCTTCGCAGAACCTCTATGCAGAACAGGTCACTTGGCATTGTCACAGGTCACAGAGGTTGCACTTGAGCCTCCTTTGCATTTCACACCTAAGGCATCCCAGCCTGTCCCGTGATCTCTAACAGGCTGCAGTGGGCAGGGTGCGCATCCCCGAGTTCCCTGCTGCGGAGGGCCAGATGCCTTTTCCTAAGCTGCGTCTGTGCAGTCTGATTGCAGGGCCTTCTGCTGCAGGGCCCTGTAttccttctctgccctctgggaAGGTGCTTCTCTCCACTCGgcacctctcctcctctctctgtggGACATGCAGGCTTCTTTGCCAGAAGGTTGTTCAGCCAGAAGTAAGCACTAGGGCCAGGCAGGAGAAGGTCCCGTCGCCTCTGCAGCAGCCCAGGCTAGAAGGTTCATTCCTACATTCCAGATCCATAGAAAAAAGCAGTAGAGAACTGGAGTTCTGCCCCTGTGGGTGGTTGGGTTTCCCCAGTCTCCATAAACTGCGTAGACGCCCTCTCACTCCCAAACAAGAGCTGTAATCATCTCCACTTGGGTTCTGCCTGGTGACAGAGaatgccccctccccatcccggCCAGGACTGGATGGCTCTGAGCAAAGGTGGCAGGCTCTGCTCCACACCAGGGCACGGGCTTCTCCAAGGTGCCCGGGTGACGTTGTATCCCTGTGTTCTCCACAGCGGCGTGTTGAGCTCCATTGGGAAGATTTTCAAAGAAGAGGGGCTGCTGGGATTCTTTGTGTACGTGAGTTTATACACCCCATAACTGGCCACGGAGCATGGCTCTACTAACAGGCGCATTCTCAACCCTCAGGCCACAGCTATTGGCCTCAGACTAACCACAGGGCTCTGTCCCTGCCTGAGCAGCTGCACCTTGGCCCGTAGAGCTCCATGGCCTATGCGAGCTACGGATCATCGGGAACAAAGCTGCCCAGCCCCGTCCACATCGCGGCTTACACAGAAATGGTACTGTTTGTCCAGcacgctgggggtgggggtggccaaAACCACACCCCCGACCCCACTGTCCCCGTCCATGTGCTCCAGGGCTGGGGGTGCGCACGAGGCTGGTCTTCAGGTCTTCCATCGTCCTTGGTTACACTGCTGAAAAGTCACTGAAAATCTGTGACTTGGGCTGAAGGTCAAGCCCTGGCAGCTCACAGGCTGACTCCAGCTGATGGATCCTGTTTGACATAGCACTTCTGAGAAATTAGTTCTTCATATTCAACATTTAGGATGTTTCACATAACAATCcctatttctggcttctcttaaaAAGTCAAGACCTGGCCGTGCTGGGCCTGTGTTTCTGCAGAGCAGATGTCTTCAGGGCACACAATCTCCTGAGGGCCCCGGACCCCCTGCCCTCCTTGGTGTCTCACACCCATCTTACTCCACCTGTAAAGAAAGCTCACACCGAAAAGACTGTAAACTACAAACAGAACCCAAAATCCAGGCctgacaaatattttttgttttgcttttttaaggtCTAGGTAGAGACATATGTGCTGTTAAGTGCACAGTACACTAGACATGGGGCTCTATGTTAACTCATCTCGTGGTTTCATCATCGGCCAGGTGTTCTATGTgtaggcgtgtgtgtgtgtgtacatgtatgtggtTCTCACGAGGAGGTGATTTTGCCCCAGGGGACATCtgtaatgtctggagacatcaTTTGATGGTCACAGCTGGGATCtagtgggtggagaccagggatgctgctgaacatccttCAGTGCAGAGGTCAGCCCCCACGACAAAGAATCATCCAGCCCTAAAGGTCAACAGTGTCAAGGTTGATAAACCTTGATTTATATACGcacatattcatatgtatattcatatctCTCTATATGTACACGTATGTATgggtgtgcatatatatgtgtgtgaataaatatttgcttgtGTGACTGGTGCTTCAGACCCTAAAACACTGCATATCACCACCTCTGGTGTTTTTCACACTCactgtatacattcttttctggTGTGTGAGTAGGATTCCCACACAACAGATATCTTACccattgggttcttttttttcttcatgtgtttgtagAACAGGTGGTGTACGTACTCAGAAAGCACTGAGTGTACCTGTGAAAAGTCAGTCTGAGCACAGGTGGAAGCCACAGGATTGGAAATTGCATTCATGAAGGTTCACTTTATTCACATCTCTCATATCATAGATGTATTACAGGTATTTtgaactttcaaatattttgaaataagatttttgaaaattcaaaaatcaTAATTCTGTGTCCTCTCTCCAAGAGGCAGCCGTTCTCCTGGAGATCTTTCCATGTCCTTCTATAtctaaacaagcaaataaacacatttaaaaaaaaacccgcaagggcttccctggtggcgcagtggttaagaatccgcctgccaatgcaggggacacaggttcgagccctgctccaggaagatcccacatgccgcagagcaactaagcctgtgcaccacaactactgaagcccacgcgcctagagcctgcgctccgcaacaagagaagccaccgcaacgagaagcccacgcactgcaatgaagagtagcccccgctcgctgcaactagagaaaagctcgcacaaagcaacaaagacccaacgcagccaaaaagaaaaagaaaaaaaaccccagaacccACAAGTATCACACGGGACCCACTGGTCTCAATCTGGCTTTTTCCCTCAGCACTGTATCTTAGGGAAACTTCACATTAGCGTGTAGAGATGCGCATTCTAAAGGCCATCACTTTAAAAGTCAGCCCTCCTTGTAAAAGCTTGTATGGAATGTTTTTAGTGGAACATTCCAGGGGTGAATACAGGTGCAGTGAGCAAAGTGCTTTGTGAGAGTGGATTGGGTAAAAAGGCCAGGAGAAGACTGCTAACGTGTAGGTACTCTTTCATAATCTGCATTGGAAAATCCCGGATTTTGCAACATTCACGTCTTAAGGCCCAGCTTCTGTGGTTTGAACACCGCTTGTGAGTGTTCAGAGCTTAAGCTTAACTTGTGCTGTCAGATGTAGCATATAACACACATAACACCCCTCACTCCCCGTGGAGAAAGGAACACTGCTTTCCTGCTGTGGATAGCTGCTGGCCCATGTGGCCCCTGCGGGCTTCCTTCCCGAGGTGGTGCTGGTGGACATGCTGAAGTTTTGAGCTTGGAACATCCTTGCCTGCTTCCTGGGTGTGGAGCCCCCAGGAAttgttctcttccctcccctgctcacCTTTGCTCACCTTGTTTTTTAGCGGCTTAATCCCTCACCTCCTGGGAGATGTGGTTTTCTTGTGGGGCTGTAACCTGCTGGCCCACTTCATCAATGCCTACCTGGTGGATGACAGCGTGAGTGACACCCCAGGGGGGCTGGGGAACGACCAGAATCCAGGTTCCCAGGTTGGTTGGAACAAGGACTTGTCCATCTTTCAATGTACGGCTGATGCCCGGGGTCAGGGGCAGACTTGAGGACTCTGGGATTCTGAGTACTGGCccctggggctggagagggcCTCCGGGGAGGGGTCTGAGGAGAAGACTCTGGTTGTCCCTGGGTCAGCTTTGCCTCCGAGGAGAACGGCCTCGAGAGAGGAGGTTGCTAACGAGACGTAGAGGGGTTTATGGAATGCCCGTCCCTGGGCAGCTTTAGGTCACACAGACCCTAGCTTATCCACGGCTAGTTTGAGGCAGTGACCCAAACCAAACTAGGGATCCGTGGTAAATCAGGAGGTAGACCAGCTAATAATAACCCTTGAACTTCCGCTCGGTGTTTTAGGCTTTTTCGAGCCCTTTAGTGAACATTATGACATTTGATCCTGACAGGACCTCAGTTGTGAAAGGAGCAGAGCAGGTATAACATCTTGTTTTACAGACAGATGAGACCCAGAGATTGAAGGGCTCTCCTGGGGCCCTTGCCTGCGAATTGACAGGGCTGGGACTAGGTCTTTCCCTGGGCCAGGCTGAGGGTGCTTCAGTCAGCTAGGAAGTGTACCATGCGGGTGCACCCGACTCTTGTTAGCAGTGCTCTACACAGCCTGGTATGCACAGACCTCAGCAGATTGGGTCAGGCACGGGGAGGCCTTGGTCCTTCTGAAAGGCACTTGTTGAGGAAAGGTTTCTGGGGATCTGATAGGTCAGCTGGTTCTGCCTGACCCAAGATAAGAGTTGGGGAGCAGTGATAGGCAGGGGTTCCTGGGAGCCAGACATTCTAACAGTGGGAATCAGCCACCCTCGGAGGCTGGGTGAGGGACTGGGGACCTGTCTGCCAGAATCACCTTGTTGGGGTGGGCGGGGTTCATAGTCTCCGTGTGTCTGTGTCTGGGCCCCAGAATGGCAGttccggggtgggggtggtctgGGACACAGTCTGTGGTGAGGGGTGCCTCTGAGAGCTCgcagctggggcagagggaaaCTGGCCATTTGAATTGGGTAGGTGAGTCTTATTGGCCTTTTAATGTGAGCagattccagttgctccatagaGAGCAGCTCCCACCTGCAATTACAGTAGCACAACAATGCCCCTTTCTCAGGGGCGTTATGGGTTGGTCAACTGCTGGTGTCACATACAGAACAAGCCTGGGACAGCTGGGGTGCCTTGAGGGGGAGGGGTGTCCCACAGCTGATTGGTTCCTCCAGTCCAAGTGGGCAGGTGTTTGACCAGGGGCTGCTGCACTTACCTCACTGAGAACAGCAGTCGACACTTCACTGAAAGTATTTTTCACGTGCTTTTCTGTGTGTGGCTTGAAGGCTCTAAGGTGAGGCTGCCACTCAGGCAGAGGGCTGAGCAAATCTCCGCCCAGGGTTGCAGGGCATCCATCCGGTGGGATGGCCATGTCACAGGAAGCTGAGGGATAGGTAGTCACCCTTTGTAGTTCGGGGCTGTTTCATGGGCAAAGTTGAATTCAGGAGTTGGGGCCTGAAGGGGGCGAGAGTTTGGTGAGGTAGGGTGGCAGTAAGCCCGGGGTTGCCCTTCACCTTTTGCTACAGGACCCAGGATTCTGTGTGCAGTTCAGATGGGTGCCTGACTTTCCATTCAGTAAGCACTTACTGTGCGCTGAGCCCTGGGCAGGCACTGATCAAGGCAAACAAAGGCCCAGCCCTCGCAGCTTACAGCTCAGAGGAGGTTACGCAGGCCACAGCCCGTGATCCCACCTACCTCGTCTCCCGCTCACCATCCCTGACTGGGTCACAGAAGGCCCTCCAGTCCGGATATCCCACTTCTGCCTCCCAGATCTTCTCTTGGCTCTGACTACCAGGCCACAGAAGCCGCTGGCAGGCCCTGAAAGGGAGCGCAGCGGGTGGGCGTGTGAGGAGCTGAGTGCAGAGGGGGTGTGAGGCCAGTGCGGAGGGCGAGGTGAAGGGGGTGCAGACCAGGCAGCGCCGACGGGGCCGGGGCCTGCATGTTTGAAGTCTGCATCTCGAGGTACCTGGGGCAAACCAgtctccctttttgtcttttcAGTTCAGCCAGGCCCTGGCCATCCGGAGCTACACTAAATTTGTGATGGGGGTAAGTCTGGCCAGCTGCTCTTCCCACTGAGCTGGGGGCCTGGGCGGGGCTTCGGAGGCCAGCTCTGGAGATGGCTGGACGCAGGCCTCGGTCTAGGGTGTGCCTGCTCCTGGAGCCTGGGCCAGGGGCTTGTGGTAGGTGGGCTCACTGACCCTCAGGTCTCCCTGCAGATTGCAGTGAGCATGCTGACCTACCCCTTCCTGCTGGTCGGTGATCTCATGGCCGTGAACAACTGTGGGTAGGTGTGTGCCCCTCTGCAGGCACCCTGCCAAGGCTGTTGGGGGGACCTGGCTGAGTCCGTCcagtgccctgccccctcccacctgctcTATGTGTGGGCTCGGCCCACCAGGCCCCCTGGCTTCCTCTGGGATTCATCGCACCCCTTTGGGAGGAATCTGTGGTTTGGTATGGGGGTGGTGGCAGCCCCAGGCCATTCCTTCATGAGGGCTCCTTTTCCTTAGCTGATCTGTCTCCCGCTGTTCTCTGGATCTAACATGCTCTCCTTCCCTGCAGGCTGCAGGCCGGGCTACCCCCTTATTCCCCAGTGTTCAAATCCTGGATCCACTGCTGGAAGTACCTGAGTGTGCAGGTAAGCCTGCTCTCCAGGGAGGTTTTTCTCACTTATCCACCACATCAGTCGGATGGAAAGGTTTTGTGGACTCTTCATTACATGGAAAGTTAAGGGGTTGTCATGGAATCCGATGTTGTAAGGAGGATAAAGAGAATGTAGACTTTTGGTTTGAggcatttaaattaaatgttcactttattttatttgattggccaaaaagttcattcggttgTTTTCTGTAACCTGTAGAAGGGGTTTGAGGTGGTCAGGTCTGAATTTGCTTAAGAATTAGACATCAGACAAGGTCTTCTTTTCTTCAACTCTCAAATACTCTTAGAACAAGTATGAGGAAGCCCACAGGGTAGGTGGTGAAGCCCAAGAACTTCTTATACCTCAAGTAACCTGGAATGGAAACACACCTGGCATGTTGGAGGccggcccctccctccacccgTGCAGGATGCCCCAGGTGCCCAGGAGAGCCTGAGGGGGGAGCTGGGCCATGTGGTGAGCTTGGCGAGGGTGCCAGTCTTGAAGTCTTTGTGTTCTATGCCCAAGCACCCTCCTGCTGGCTGGAGCTCTGGGTCAAGGAACCAGGTGGCTGGCCCAGGACAGATCCCTGCCTTTTCCTGGCCTTGGTTGGCTTCAGAGTAAAATGGGGCAGTGGCTTGGGCAGGAGGAGCTAGCACACTGACTGGCCTCAAGGTTGAGAAAAGGACTGATAGGAGGAAAGCAGGGAGGCCAGAGACAGACGCAGGCCTTCCAGCGAATCCAGTTGGTCCTACATCCATCACGTCCTCTAGTATTGGAGGAGCCCCAGTCCACTTGGGCTCTGAAGCCAGAGGGCAGTGGGTCTCCACTGGGGGTTTCCTACTCAGTAGCCTGGTCAATACTGGACaccccggacttccctggtggtgcagtggttgagaatccgcctgccagtgcaggggacacgggttcgagccctggtccaggaagatcccacatgccgcggagcaactaagcccgcgagccacagctactgagcccgtgcgccacaactactgaagcctgcgtgcctagagcccgtgctccacaacaagagaagccaccgcaatgacaagcccgcgcaccgcaacgaagagtagcccccgctctccacaactagagaaagactgtgcgcggcaatgaagacccaacacagcccaaaattaaaaaaataaaaaagaaaaaaatactggacACCCTGTGGCATGAAATAAACTGCTCCCTTGTGCTTCAGCACAGAGCAGATTCTGACCTTGCCCTCAGGAATGCAAACCTAGGCCTTCTATCTCCGATTCTGGGGTCTCTGAGCTACTGGACCCTTCTTTGCCTTTCGCTGGCCTGGCTCTGGGGTGGGATGAGAAGCGTGGCCTCCCTTTCACTGACCCTACTGCTCCTTCCAATCCAGGGCCAGCTCTTTCGAGGCTCCAGCCTGCTTTTCCGCCGAGTGTCATCAGGATCATGCTTTGCCCTGGAGTAACCTGAATCACCTAAAAAAAAACACGCTGTCTCAGCCTGGCCACCGTGGGTGAGGCCTGATCATCTCGGGGCACCTGTAAGACAACCAACCCAGCAACACCTAGATGTGCTCCAGCACAGCTGGGCTTCGGTTTCCATATATGCCATGTGTCTGTCCAGAAGTAGGGGTTGGGTGGGGGTGAGGCTGCGTCCAGTGGATTGGTCACTGTTAGAcctggggaaggtggggtggggctggggaattGGGGCAGAATCCCCTTACTTTGCAGATTTCCTGAGTCTGCCTTGTGCAGGGGGCCAAAGAATGGCTTGTGGAGGCCCACGTTGGATGGGCAAAGGCTCATGAAGTCAGGTCCCAACCCCCATTCACACCCCTCGAGTCAGCCCCAGCTCTCATCCTGCAGCTCAGCTGGGAGTTTCACTCTCTTTCTTTGTAAATAAGGTGTGATCCCCTttcacgaggccaccatcatgtCCAGGCCTTTGCTAGGAGGCTGTCTTCGTTTTTCTCAACACTACTTTTCTGATAAGGCAGCACCTTCTGAAAGGGAAATCATGTGACTGCTCAAAACGTGTCATTCTCGTCAAATGTTCATTGGTTTAATGGTGATGCCTTACGTGCAGGATATGGTTACCTGTGCACTTGTGAACACCCAGATGTTTGGCAGATCAGTGTCTATTCCTATCCAGTTTGAAGTTCCTAATAAGATTTGACCCTTTCTCCCTCAAATAAATGCATTGGTGGTGATTTGGAGCTTTGTGGGGAGTCCCTTATTTTTATGAGCTTAACTGTCTGCAGGGTCTTTCTCAGTCCTTTGTGGTTGTGTGAGAAGGGTTGTGTGTAAAGTGACAGGACTGGGGGCAGCCTGGCCTGGGCATGAGAGGTGCCCGGGCTTGGTGTAGATCAGCCGGGCGGCAGGCCGGGGGGTGTTGAGGGAGGCAGGGCGAAGGCTCGGGTCATTGGGTGGTTTTCTGAATTAGACAAGCCGAGACTCCAGTTCACAGAGCAACAGCTAGTGCCTAGGCCTCTTCCCAGGGAGACAGGAGCTCTAAAGGTCCTCCCAGCTTCAGAAAATGTTCCACCCAAACCCCCAGCTGTCCTCTCagactgtttgcagatgactttgTCGGGTTTTACCAAGTCGGTTGGTGTAGCAGTCCCATGGTTACAGCAGAAGGAGTGGACACAGGCCCAGCTGAACCATTGAGCTTGACCttctctggaaaaggcaaagctccCTTCATTTGCTTCTGCCCAACATTTGCTTTTGCCTATGAACAAGCAGAACTTACAAATGGAACATGCTGGCCCCTAGAGACCGTGGGCTTCCAGCTGATGAGGTTTTAATACCAGTTGAGGGCCAGCTTGGTTCCCCAAACGTTTCTCTGCCCTTGCTCTAGGGGAGATGGCTTCGGAGAGCTGGGGTTTGGGACTTTGGTCATACTTCCTCACAGGTATGGGCTGGGTCATGCCCAGGGAAGGCCCTGGGATGCTTTTGCAGAACTGGTTTTCCCCATTGGCCTAGTAACAGTTGCCCCAGTTTTCCTTACGTATCCTTGCTCCCCAGGAACACAGGAGCATGCCTGTGCAGGTATCCTGTAAATGTACATTGGTGGGGGTTACTAAGATCTCACACTCACTTCAGACAGCTGAAGTGGCAGGGAGGGAAAGCACATGGCAAGGTGAGCAGGCCAGGCCTCGCTGGCACCAATTCTGTAGAGGAGGAAGGCCCTTTAGAGGCATGTCTGCCACATGGCACATGACCTTTCTCTAGCCCAGTGTGGTTTCCCATGGCACTGACCACTGCCCTGGGGTAACTTTCTTCCCATTGCTCCACCCTCAAGTCCTGTTTTTGCAGCAGTTCCTTCCTGTGGTCCCCCAGATTCAGGAGTCTGAGCTGAGCCG
This is a stretch of genomic DNA from Balaenoptera musculus isolate JJ_BM4_2016_0621 chromosome 11, mBalMus1.pri.v3, whole genome shotgun sequence. It encodes these proteins:
- the MTCH1 gene encoding mitochondrial carrier homolog 1 isoform X3 — its product is MGASDPEVAPWARGGAAGMAGAGAGAGARGGAAAGVEARARDPPPAHRAHPRHPRPAAQPSARRMDGASGGLGSGDNAPTTEALFVALGAGVTALSHPLLYVKLLIQVGHEPMPPTIGTNVLGRKVLYLPSFFTYAKYIVQVDGKIGLFRGLSPRLMSNALSTVTRGSMKKVFPPDEIEQVANKDDMKTSLKKVVKETSYEMMMQCVSRMLAHPLHVISMRCMVQFVGREAKYSGVLSSIGKIFKEEGLLGFFVGLIPHLLGDVVFLWGCNLLAHFINAYLVDDSFSQALAIRSYTKFVMGIAVSMLTYPFLLVGDLMAVNNCGLQAGLPPYSPVFKSWIHCWKYLSVQGQLFRGSSLLFRRVSSGSCFALE
- the MTCH1 gene encoding mitochondrial carrier homolog 1 isoform X1; protein product: MGASDPEVAPWARGGAAGMAGAGAGAGARGGAAAGVEARARDPPPAHRAHPRHPRPAAQPSARRMDGASGGLGSGDNAPTTEALFVALGAGVTALSHPLLYVKLLIQVGHEPMPPTIGTNVLGRKVLYLPSFFTYAKYIVQVDGKIGLFRGLSPRLMSNALSTVTRGSMKKVFPPDEIEQVANKDDMKTSLKKVVKETSYEMMMQCVSRMLAHPLHVISMRCMVQFVGREAKYSGVLSSIGKIFKEEGLLGFFVGLIPHLLGDVVFLWGCNLLAHFINAYLVDDSVSDTPGGLGNDQNPGSQFSQALAIRSYTKFVMGIAVSMLTYPFLLVGDLMAVNNCGLQAGLPPYSPVFKSWIHCWKYLSVQNKYEEAHRVGGEAQELLIPQVTWNGNTPGMLEAGPSLHPCRMPQVPRRA
- the MTCH1 gene encoding mitochondrial carrier homolog 1 isoform X2 yields the protein MGASDPEVAPWARGGAAGMAGAGAGAGARGGAAAGVEARARDPPPAHRAHPRHPRPAAQPSARRMDGASGGLGSGDNAPTTEALFVALGAGVTALSHPLLYVKLLIQVGHEPMPPTIGTNVLGRKVLYLPSFFTYAKYIVQVDGKIGLFRGLSPRLMSNALSTVTRGSMKKVFPPDEIEQVANKDDMKTSLKKVVKETSYEMMMQCVSRMLAHPLHVISMRCMVQFVGREAKYSGVLSSIGKIFKEEGLLGFFVGLIPHLLGDVVFLWGCNLLAHFINAYLVDDSVSDTPGGLGNDQNPGSQFSQALAIRSYTKFVMGIAVSMLTYPFLLVGDLMAVNNCGLQAGLPPYSPVFKSWIHCWKYLSVQGQLFRGSSLLFRRVSSGSCFALE